The Pseudomonas bijieensis DNA window ATATTGCGCGCCAGCTTCTCGGCATAGTAGGGGTTGAGTTGCCACAGGTCGGTCAGTTGCGGGCTGAAGGACACCTCGGCATCGCAGGCGCGCCAGGTCTGCTGGCGATCCCAGTGTTGAATCGAGCCTTGTACATAAACGCTGTGGTCGGGGTCCAGATCGAGGTTCCAGCGCAGCGAGCCGGCGTAGTCCTTGGCGATGACGTCAGAGTTATCCCCGGCGGCGGTAATCCCGGCAAACACGGGGCGGTAGGTATAGGGCCGCTGGTTGGTCCCGTCCTTGGCGTTCAATTGCCAGTCGATGCTCTGTCGTTCGTCCAGGGTCTGGCTGACGGACAAGTTGAAGCGGTTCAGGCGACGACTGTCGCGGTAATCGGCGCCGTTGCGGTCGCTGTCAAAGCCATCGTCTTCCTGGCCGGACAGCGACAGCCGAAGGTCGCCGCCTTCCCAGCCGCTACCCTGGCTGGCGTACCAGTCGCTGATGCCGCGTTGGCCCCGGGTGATTTTCAGCCGGGTGCCGTGGCTGTCGGCGGGGGCGCGGGTGATGATGTTGACCACTGCCATCAGTGCGTTGGCGCCGTAGCTGACGGTGTTGGGCCCGCGAAAGACTTCGATCCGCTCGATGTCTTCCATGGCCACCGGGATGTCGCTCCAGTCTACCGTTGCCAACCCGGCGCGATACACCGAGCGGCCATCGATCAGCACCTGCATGCGGCGGGCTTCGCTGGCGTTGGTGCCGTGGTAGTTCACGGTGGCCTGGTTGCCGCTGATGTTGCCGACCATCATGCCCGGCACCAGGCGCAGCAGTTCGCTGATATCGCGGGCGCCGCTGGCCTTGATCAACTCGCTGTCGAGCACGGTCATGCTGCCCGGCACCGCCGCTGGCGATTGCTTCAGGCGCGTGGCCGTCAGCACCTGGGGCAGGGGCTGGCTGTCCACGAACAAGTCGTCGCCTAGCACTGGCGGGCTGATGATCAGTGCCAATAACAGGGACGAACCTGGACGGGAGGGGCCAACGGACACGGCACAACCTTTGATAATGGGAGGATGGCGGGCATGTTAACCGAGCTGAACGACTTTTCCATTCACGTTGACAGCATTTTCCTAGGAATTGATGGTCAGCTTCCTACAGCTGGCGGTAATTGTTGCCGGGGCTGGTCGCGACCTGGCCGCTCCGTATAATGCCCCGCATTGCCACTTGGTATGGATGAACGGATTGCATATGACTGAACAGCGCCCGATTGCGGTCCTGGGGGGCGGAAGTTTCGGTACCGCCGTGGCTAACCTGCTGGCCGAGAATGGTCACCCGGTGCGCCAGTGGATGCGTGACCCGGAGCAGGCCGAGGCCATCCGGGTCAACCGCGAGAACCCGCGTTACCTGAAGGGCATCAAGATCCGCCCGGAAGTGGAACCGGTGACTGACTTGCAGGCAACCCTGGAGGGTAGCGACCTGTTCTTCGTCGCCTTGCCGTCCAGCGCCTTGCGTTCGGTACTGGCGCCCTATGCCGAGCGCTTGAGCGGCAAGCTGTTGGTGAGCCTGACCAAGGGCATCGAAGCCCAGACCTTCAAGCTGATGAGCGAGATTCTCGAAGAAATCGCCCCCAAGGCCCGGATCGGTGTGATCTCCGGGCCGAACCTGGCACGGGAAATCGCCGAGCACGCCCTGACCGCCACGGTGGTCGCCAGTGAAGATGAAGAGCTGTGCCAACGGGTCCAGGCCGCCTTGCATGGCCGCACCTTTCGGGTCTACGCCAGTGCCGACCGTTTCGGTGTGGAACTGGGCGGGGCGTTGAAGAACGTCTATGCGATCATTGCCGGCATGGCGGTGGCGCTGGGCATGGGCGAGAACACCAAGAGCATGCTGATCACCCGTGCGCTGGCGGAAATGACCCGTTTCGCCGTCAGCCAGGGCGCCAATCCGATGACCTTCCTGGGACTGGCCGGCGTGGGCGACCTGATCGTCACCTGTTCCTCGCCCAAGAGTCGCAATTACCAGGTCGGTTTTGCCCTCGGCCAAGGCTTGAGTCTCGATGAGGCCGTGTCGCGCCTGGGTGAAGTGGCCGAAGGGGTCAACACCCTCAAGGTGCTCAAGGCAAAATCCCAGGAGGCGGGAGTGTACATGCCGCTGGTCGCCGGGCTGCACGCGATTCTGTTCGAAGGGCGCACGCTTGAACAGGTGATCGAGCTGTTGATGCGTGGCGAACCGAAGACCGACGTCGATTTCATTTCCACCAGCGGTTTCAATTGAACCGCTATTGATCGCAAGCAGGAGCGAGCCATGAACGATCCGCAAGGGCAACCCCAATACGAATCCATCCTGCTGCGTGTGCTGTGGATGGTGATTTATCTGCTGGTCTGGCAGGTGGCGCAATTCATCCTCGGTGCCGTGGTGCTGGTGCAATTGATCTATCGGCTGATCTACGGCGCGCCCAGTGCCAGCCTGATGAATTTCGGCGACAGCCTGAGCCAGTTCCTGGCCCAGATCGGCCGTTTCGGCACTTTCCACAGCGACCAGAAACCCTGGCCGTTCGCGGACTGGCCGACTCCGCGCACGCCTGAAGGCGAAGCCCCTCACACCGTGGCACCGGCTCCGCATCCCGTTCGGGACGAGGAACCGAAGCTATGAAATTGTGGGTATTGCGCCATGGTGAGGCTGAGCCGTACGGTGCCCGTCCCGATCCGGAGCGGGCCCTGACGGCTCACGGTCGCGAGGAAGTGTTGCGCAGTGCCGCGCATTTGATCGGCCAGCCGCTGACCGCCATTTACGCCAGCCCCTATTTGCGCGCCCAGCAGACCGCACAACTGGTGCGCGAAGCGCTGGGTTTTCAGCCTGAGCTGATCACGGTGAACTGGCTCACGCCGGACACCCGGCCGCAAAAAGTCCTGGAGCGCCTCGAGGACCAGGACAATGTGCTGCTGGTCAGCCATAACCCTTTGGTGGGCAGCCTGCTGGGCTTTCTGCAACACGGCCACCTGCAACACCCCGAGCAAGTGCAAACCGCCGGGCTGGCTGAGCTGGAAGGCGACATGCCGCTGGCCGGAACGATGAGGCTCAAAGGGATCAGGCATCCCTGAACCGGTCGATGGCAGCACTGGGCAAAACAACAATCACACAGGAAGGGCAACGATGAGTCTGTGGCGCACCACCCCCAACATCGAGCAACTGAACGCCGCCGGTAGAAACACCATCAGCGAAGTGCTGGACATTCGTTTCGAGTCTTTCGACGACGAATCCCTGACCGCCAGCATGGTGGTCGATCAGCGCACCCACCAGCCGTTCGGCCTGCTGCATGGCGGTGCTTCGGTGGTGCTGGCCGAAACGGTCGGGTCCATGGCCGCCTATCTCTGTGTCGATGCCAGCAAGTTCTATTGCGTGGGCCTGGAAATCAATGCCAACCATCTGCGCGGCGTGCGCAGCGGACGGGTGACCGCCACGGCCCGGATGGTTCATCTGGGCCGCACCACCCAGGTCTGGGACATCCGCCTGGTCAATGACGAGGGCAAGGTCAACTGCGTGTCGCGCCTGACCATGGCGGTGGTGCCGCTGGGCGAGCAACCGCCGGCGCGTTGATGCTCTAGTGGGATGCAATCCTGTGGTGAGGGGATTTTCTGTGGGAGCAAGGCTTGCCCGCGATGGAGTCGACGCGCAACACCTGATCCACCCCAGCGTCTGCATCGCGGGCAAGCCTTGCTCCCACAAGTCTCCTCGCCACATGGGGCAGTGCTCACAGCTTGATAGCCCCATAGCCCAACCCCGACTGTCATCATTCCTGTCAGTTACGGTCATTGCCGTGCCGTCGGGTTCTGCGGACAATCTGCCCCAGTTCCCCCAATGGATCGGCTGTCATGTCGCAACAGATATTTTTCACCCACGCCAATGGTTTTCCTTCGGCCACCTACGGCAAGCTGTTCGCTGCCCTGGCGCCGCAGTACCAGGTCGCGCATCTGGAGTTGCACGGGCATGACCCGCGTTTCCCGGTGGACGATAACTGGCACAACCTGGTGGATGAACTGATCCATCACCTGGAACAGCAACCGGCGCCGGTATGGGGCGTCGGGCATTCCCTGGGTGGTGTGCTGCACCTGCACGCGGCGTTGCGTTGCCCACAGCTGTATCGCGGCGTGGTCATGCTCGATTCGCCGGTGCTGACCCGTACCGACCAGTGGGTGATCCTGGCCGCCAAGCGCCTGGGTTTCATCGACCGCCTGACCCCGGCTGGACGGACCCTGGGGCGGCGTGAGGAGTTTGCTGACCTGGCGTCGGCCCGAGAGTATTTTGCCGGCAAGACCCTGTTCCGCGGTTTTGACCCGGAATGCTTCGACGCCTACTTGCAACACGGGTTGCAACAAGTCGGCGACCGGTTGCGGTTGCGCTTTGACCCCGCCACTGAAATCAGTATCTACCGCGGCGTGCCGCACACCAGTCCCGGGCGACCCCGCAAGCTCAAGGTGCCGCTGGCGGTGGTGCGCGGCCGGCAGAGTCGGGTGGTGATGCGTCATCACACCCGTTCGGTGGGGCGCATGCCCCATGGCGAGTCCCTGAGCATGCCCGGCGGTCATATGTTCCCCCTCGAACGTCCACAGGACACGGCCAACCTGCTCAAGAACCTGTTCCAGCGTTGGGAAGGGCGCAGCGCATGAGTGTGGTCGAGGAAGTCCGCCTGAGCCTGCCTCACATCGAGCTGGCGGCCCACTTGTTCGGCCCGGAAGACGGGCTGCCGGTGATTGCCCTGCACGGTTGGCTGGACAACGCCAACAGCTTCGCCCGCCTGGCGCCCAGGCTCGAGGGCCTGCGAGTGATTGCCCTGGACATGGCCGGCCATGGGCACTCCGGGCATCGACCAGCCGGTGCCGGCTATGCCCTCTGGGACTACGCCCATGATGTGCTGCAAGTCGCCGAACAACTGGGTTTGAAGCATTTCGCCCTGTTGGGGCATTCCATGGGCGCCATTGTGTCGCTGGTGCTGGCCGGTTCCCTGCCGGAACGGGTGACGCACCTGGGCTTGATCGACGGGGTGATTCCTCCTACAGCCAAAGGCGATAACGCCGCCGAACGCATGGGCATGGCCCTGCAGGCGCAGCTGGATTTGCAGCAAAAACGCAAGCCGGTCTACAAAACCCTCGACCGGGCCATCGAGGCGCGGATGAAGGGGCTGGTGGCGGTCAGCCGCGAGGCCGCCGAATTGCTGGCCCAACGCGGCCTGATGCCGGTGCCCGGGGGCTATACCTGGCGTACCGACAACCGCCTGACCCTGCCATCGCCCCTGCGCCTGACCGATGAACAGGCCATGGCATTCGTGGCGCGGGTCGCTTGTCCGGCGCATCTGGTGGTGGCGGCCGATGGCATGCTGGCCCAGCACCCGGAGTTGCTGGAGCGTCTACCCTTCAGTCATGAGCAGTTGCCCGGCGGCCATCATTTGCACCTGAACGACGAGGCCGGTGCCGCGCTTGTAGCAGACTGTTTCAATCGGTTCTTCACCGTTCCTTGACTTGCGCCGGGCAACTGTCGAGGCTGAGCGGGTTGAAAGGGAGACAACCATGACAGACCTCTGTTTAGCAGCCTCGCGCTGCATCGACGACGCCCGTTGCGTCCAAGCGTCCCAGGCCAAGCCGATCCAATGAAAGTATCCGTTCATTCACTCGTCCTGCTGGTGCTGGCCTGCCTCAGCCCGGCGTCGTTCGCCGTCGATGTGCCGGGCAGCCGCGACCTGGAGCGCGTGCCGCGCATGCCCGACGCGCAGATTGTCGATTATCGGCAAACCAGCGACCTGGAACGCGTCTACCCCATGGGCTCGATCCGCAAGATCAGCGGTCAGCTGCGTTTCGACGGGCAGGTCGATGCCCGTGGCAATGTCACCTCGGTCACGTACGAACTGCCGCCGGAGCATTCCGCCACCCAGGCCTTTACCGCGGCGCGTGAAGCGCTGCAGAAACAGGGGGCCGAGCTGTTGTTCTGGTGCCAGGCCCGCGATTGCGGCGAAAGCAGCTTGTGGGCCAACGACGTCTTCGGCAATGCCAAACTCTATGGCGCCGACAGTGGCCAGGCCTTCTTGTTGCTGCGCCTGGCGCCGCCGGCGGACAACACGCTGATTGCGCTGTATGCCATCACCCGCGGCAATCGCAAGGCCTACCTGCATGTCGAGCAGTTCGAGGCGAACGCGGCGCTGGGGGACCTGCTGCCGACGTCGGCCACGCTGCTGCGCCAGCTCAAGGATACTGGAGTCCTGGACTTGCCGCGTCTTGCCGGTGAACCCGACGACACCTGGTTGCGCCTGTTGTCCCGGGCGCTGAACCTGGACACGGGCCTGCGGGTCAGTATTGCCGGCCCCAGGGCCGAGGCCTGGCTCGAGGCTCTGGCGAGCCAGGGTGTCCGGGCGGCGCGGATGGAGACCGCTAGCGGCGAAGCGGCGGGATTGCACCTGGAGTTGCTGCGCTAAGCTGTCTCGGGGCAGCGGGTTTCACCGCGTTGCTTCGGTCCTGTTCATTTTTTCGAGACCCTACATGCTCAATAACGATCGGCTGTTGGTGCAGATCCTGCTCCTGGTGTTGTTCGGCGCAAGCCTCTGGGTCATGGCGCCGTTCTGGTCGGCGCTGTTCTGGGGCGCGGTGCTGGCTTTCGCCAGTTGGCCGCTGATGCGCCTGCTGACCCGCTGGGTCAATGGCCGCGAATCCCTGGCGGCGGCGTTGTTGACGGTGGGCTGGATGCTGCTGGTGGCGGTGCCGCTGGTGTGGTTGGGGTTCAACCTGGCCGACCATGTACGCGATGCCACGGCGTTCATCAAGGACGTGCAGGTCGACGGCTTGCCTGAAGCCCCCGACTGGCTGGCCGGCGTGCCGTTGGTAGGCGGGCGACTGGTAGGCATCTGGAACAGCATCGACCAGCAGGGTGCGGCGATGATGGTGTCCATCAAGCCGTACCTGGGCCAGGTCGGCAATTGGCTGCTGGCCCGCAGCGCGCAGATTGGCGGCGGCATGCTCGAACTGACCCTGAGCATCGTGTTCGTGTTCTTCTTCTATCGCGACGGCCCGCGCCTGGCGGTGTTTGTCCACGGCTTGCTGGAGCGCCTGATCGGCGACCGTGCCGGTTACTACATCGAACTGGTGGCCGGTACGGTGCAGCGGGTGGTCAACGGTGTGATTGGCACGGCGGCGGCCCAGGCCGTGCTGGCGCTGATCGGCTTCTTGATCGCCGGGGTGCCGGGCGCGCTGGTACTGGGTATCGTCACCTTCCTGCTGAGCCTGATCCCCATGGGGCCACCCCTGGTCTGGATCCCCGCCACGGCGTGGCTGGCGTGGAAGGGGGAGTACGGGATGGCAGTGTTCCTCGGCATCTGGGGCACGTTCATCATCAGTGGCGTGGACAACGTGCTCAAACCCTACCTGATCAGCCGTGGCGGAAACCTGCCCTTGGTCATCGTGCTGTTGGGGGTGTTCGGCGGGTTGATCGCCTTCGGCTTCATCGGCCTGTTCATTGGTCCGACCTTGCTGGCGGTGGCGTATAGCCTGTTGACGGACTGGAGCAAAAGCCAGGCGCGGTAGCCCACCCCAGAGGCAAGCACAAACCTTTGTGGCGAGGGGATTTATCCCCGCTGGGTTGCGAAGCGACCCCAAAAACTGCCGGCTCGTTCAGCCTGACACTCCGGGTCGTCTGATTTTAGGGCTGCTGCGCAACCCAGCGGGGACAAATCCCCTCGCCACAAGTGAGTTTCAATCCAGGCTTGCCGGTGAATCAGGTTGCCACGTTCAGGTGTTTACCCACGGTGGCGACGTTATCCAGCGAGTATTGCCGGCTGAGGTTGGCGATCATTCTGTTCAACGCTTCGCTGACATTGGCCTGTTCGGTGGAGCTGTCGCTGCGGCGACCGGCCTGCAAGGCGCTGTTGAATTCGTCGCTGCTGACACCACCGCTGCTGTCGCTGTCGAGTGCTTCCATCAGCATCGCGCTGGTGTCGGTGCTCGTGGACGTACCGTTGCTGGCCTGCAAGGCGCTGCTCAGTTCGCTGGCGGTGACGGTGGCGTCGCCATCGGCATCGAGCTGGCTGAACAGCTCTTCACTGGAGGTCTGTTGCGGTGGTGGCGGTGGCGCAAGGCTGGCGGCGAGTTCGTCAAGGCTGACAGTGCCGTCCTCGTTCTTGTCCAAGGCCGAGAACACTTGCTGGCTGTCGGCATCGCTGTCCGTGCTGGCCAGGCCGTTGCTCAACTCATCGCTGCTGACCACACCATCACCGTCGGTGTCCAGGACGCTGAGCAGCGCATCAGCCAGTTCGGTATTTGGCGCCTGGTCTCGTGGCGGCGGAGGTGGCGGCGCCATTGCGGCCATTTCCTCGCCGCTCAGGTCACCGCTGCCGTCACTGTCCAGGTCGCCGAAATTGTCGCTCAGGCTGACCAGGATGCCATCGTCGCTTTTTTGCGACAGGGCGGTGCTCAACTCTTCCTGATTGACCGAACCGTCGCCGTCACTGTCGAGCTTGCTCAGCAGTTCCTTTTGAAACTGCTGGCTGCGGGCACTGCTGGTTGCGGTACTGCTGGTGCTGGTATAGGTCGAGTAACTGCTGACGCTACCAATCATGGGCGCTCTCCTTGGGCTGGGATAGCCGGTGGGTGCACCGGCTTATGCAGCCTCGGCGGGGTAGTTGTCGTGGGTATGTGCAGTTTGTACCGGTGGCTGTACAAAACCTTCAGATCGACGCTCCCACAGGTGATAGGTGTGTTCTCAGGTACGAGGCAGGCTGATCACCGCCGTCAACCCACCCCCTGGCGTCTCTTCCAGGGTCAATTGTCCGCCCAGGCGTTCGGCGGCTTCCCGGGCGATGGTCATGCCCAGGCCAACACCGCCGGAATTTCGGTTGCGCGAGCCTTCCAGGCGATAGAAGGGCTCGAACACGGCTTCGCGTTTGTCTGCGGCAATACCGGGACCGTGGTCGATGACCCGGATCAGAACCCGTTGAGGCTGGTCCTCCAGGGTAATCTCTGCATGGCCGGCGTAGCGCAGGGCATTGTCGATGAGATTGTTGAGGCACGAGCGCAGCGCCATCGGTTGTACTCGCAGGGGGGCGCAGCTGCCGCTGACGTGCACATCGGCGCCCCGGTCCTGGGCGTTTTCGCTCAACGATTCCGCCAAGGCCTGCACATCCATCCATTGCAGCTCTTCACTGGTGCGCTGTTCGTGCAAGTAGGTGAGGGTGGCATCGAGCATGCCGATCATGTCGTCCAGGTCCTGGCGCATCTGGCTTTGCAGCTTGACGTCATCGATCTGCTCAAGGCGCAACTTGAGCCGCGATAGCGGCGTGCGCAGATCATGGGACACGGCGCCGAGCATGCGTGAACGTTGCTGCACTTGCTCGCGGATCCGCTTCTGCATCAGGTTGAACGTATGCGCCGCCTGACGCGCCTCACGGGGCCCGTTTTCATCCAGCGGCGGGCTGTCGAGGTTTTCGCTCAGGCGCTCGGCCGCCTCGCTCAGGCGCTGGATTGGTCGGGTCAGGAGTTTGGCGCCGTACCAGGCCGCGACGATCAGGAACACGAATTGAAAGGTCAACGGCACCACCGGGCCACCGAACCAAGGACGTGGTGGACGGTTGGGGGGCGGGCCATATCGCGGAGGGGCTTCGCCTTGTTGGTTCATGCCAGGTGGCGGCCCGGGTGGTGGCTGGTCGTAATGGAAAAACCAGGCAAAGGCCAACAGGTGCGCCAGGACAATCGCCAGCAGGAGCACGCCAAACAGGCGGCCGAACAGGGAGTCCAGGCGCAGTCGCATCAACCGATGTCCCGGGCGTCGAACAAGTAGCCTTCACCACGCACGGTCTTGATCAGTTGGGGGGCCTTGGGGTCGTCGCCCAGCTTCTGGCGCAGGCGCGATACAAGCAGGTCGATGCTGCGGTCGAAGGCCTCGATGGAGCGCCCGCGAGCCGCGTCCAGCAGTTGTTCGCGGCTGAGCACCCGGCGCGGCCGTTCGATGAAGACCCACAGCAGGCGGAACTCGGCGTTGGACAGCGGCACCACCAGCCCGTCGGCGGAGATCAGTTGGCGCAGCACGCTGTTGAGCCGCCAGTTGTCGAAACGGATATTGGCCCGCTGCTCGGTACGGTCGTCGCGCACCCGGCGCAGGATGGTCTGGATACGCGCCACCAGTTCCCTGGGTTCGAACGGCTTGGCCATGTAGTCATCGGCGCCCAGTTCCAGGCCAATGATGCGGTCGGTGGGCTCGCAGCGAGCGGTGAGCATCAGGATCGGGATGTCCGATTCTGCACGCAGCCAGCGGCACAGTTGCAGACCGTCTTCCCCCGGTAGCATCAGGTCTAGCACGATCACGTCGAAGTGCTCGGCCTGCATCACCTGGCGCATCGCGGCGCCATCGCTCACGCCGCTGGCCCGTATGCTGAAGCGGGCCAGGTAATCGATCAGCAGCTCGCGGATCGGCACATCGTCATCGACGATCAGCGCGCGGGTACTCCAGCGCTTGTCATCGTCGGGCACTTTTTGATCGTCAGAATTTGCAACAGGGGTGTTCTGCATGGATGCATCATCTGCCAGGTAAGCTGCCAACCGCAAAGAAGGCGGCGAGGTTGAGGCTTCAGCATAGGCTTCGCGCCGCAGGGCGTGAAGCGCTGAAAGGACGGGTTGCGGCGCCAGACGGTAGCGTGTCGGCGTGTTGCGCGCATGTCATGAATGTATCGGCTTAGACACAAAGGCCGGTATCGTCCATGCTGCTCTGGACGCGATGATGATTTACCGATTATCGGGTCCCGCACGGGCGCTGGTTCCGCTACAATGCGCGCCGATTTCGACTTGCCTGAGAGCCCGCTCATGTCCGCCTGCCAGACGCCCATTATCGTCGCCCTGGATTTCCCTACCCGTGACGCCGCCCTGAAGTTGGCCGACCAGTTGGACCCCAAGCTCTGCCGGGTCAAAGTCGGCAAGGAACTGTTCACCAGTTGCGCTTCGGAAATCGTCGGGACCTTGCGTGACAAGGGTTTCGAAGTGTTCCTGGACCTGAAATTCCACGATATCCCCAACACCACCGCCATGGCCGTCAAGGCTGCCGCGGAGATGGGCGTGTGGATGGTCAACGTGCATTGCTCCGGCGGCCTGCGCATGATGGCAGCCTGCCGTGAAGTGCTGGACCAGCGCAGTGGGCCGAAACCGTTGCTGATCGGCGTGACCGTGCTGACCAGCATGGAGCGCGAGGACCTGGCCGGGATCGGCCTGGACATCGAGCCTCAGGAGCAGGTGCTGCGGCTGGCGGCGCTGGCGCAGAAGGCCGGCCTGGACGGCTTGGTCTGTTCGGCCCTGGAAGCCAGCGCCTTGAAAGCGGCCCATCCGTCGCTGCAACTGGTGACCCCGGGGATTCGCCCGGCGGGCAGCGCCCAGGACGACCAGCGTCGTATCCTGACTCCGCGCCAGGCATTGGACGCTGGGTCCGATTACCTGGTGATCGGCCGTCCGATCAGCCAGGCGGCCGATCCGGCCAAGGCGTTGGCGGCGGTCGTGGCTGAACTGGCCTGACCAAACCCTGAAGATCCCTTGTGGGAGCGAGCAAGCCCGCTCCCACAGGTGTTTTGTGACTAGACCTTCAATACCAGTTTCCCGAAATTCTCCCCACTGAACAATTTGGTCAGTGTCTCGGGGAACGTTTCCAGCCCTTCGACGATGTCTTCCTTGCTCTTGAGCTGCCCCTTGGCCATCCAGCCGGCCATTTCCTGCCCGGCGGCGGCGAACTGCGCGGCGTAGTCCATGACCACGAAGCCTTCCATGCGCGCCCGATTGACCAGCAGCGACAGGTAGTTGGCGGGGCCCTTCACCGCTTCCGTGTTGTTGTACTGGCTGATGGCGCCGCAAATCACCACGCGGGCCTTGAGGTTCAAACGGCTGAGCACGGCGTCGAGGATGTCGCCCCCGACGTTATCGAAATACACATCCACGCCCTTGGGGCATTCGCGTTTGAGGCCGGCGTGGACGTCTTCGTTCTTGTAGTCGATGACGCCGTCGAAGCCCAGCTCATCGATCAGGAACTTGCATTTATCGGCTCCGCCAGCGATGCCCACCACACGACAGCCTTTGATCTTGGCGATCTGCCCGGCAATGCTCCCCACCGCACCGGCGGCACCCGACAGCACCACGGTCTCGCCGGCCTTGGGCGCGCCGACGTCCAGCAGGGCGAAATAGGCGGTCATGCCGGTCATGCCCAGCGCGGACAAATAACGTGGCAGCGGCGCCAGTTTCGGATCGACCTTGTAGAAACCTCTTGGCTCGCCGAGGAAATAATCCTGCACGCCCAACGCACCGTTGACGTAGTCCCCGACCGCGAACCCAGGGTTGTTCGAGGCGATCACCTGGCCGACACCCAATGCCCGCATCACTTCACCG harbors:
- the pyrF gene encoding orotidine-5'-phosphate decarboxylase — its product is MSACQTPIIVALDFPTRDAALKLADQLDPKLCRVKVGKELFTSCASEIVGTLRDKGFEVFLDLKFHDIPNTTAMAVKAAAEMGVWMVNVHCSGGLRMMAACREVLDQRSGPKPLLIGVTVLTSMEREDLAGIGLDIEPQEQVLRLAALAQKAGLDGLVCSALEASALKAAHPSLQLVTPGIRPAGSAQDDQRRILTPRQALDAGSDYLVIGRPISQAADPAKALAAVVAELA
- a CDS encoding NADP-dependent oxidoreductase, encoding MTAQTNRQFLLAKRPVGAATRETFTYRQVPVGEPAAGQILVKNEYLSLDPAMRGWMNEGKSYIPPVGIGEVMRALGVGQVIASNNPGFAVGDYVNGALGVQDYFLGEPRGFYKVDPKLAPLPRYLSALGMTGMTAYFALLDVGAPKAGETVVLSGAAGAVGSIAGQIAKIKGCRVVGIAGGADKCKFLIDELGFDGVIDYKNEDVHAGLKRECPKGVDVYFDNVGGDILDAVLSRLNLKARVVICGAISQYNNTEAVKGPANYLSLLVNRARMEGFVVMDYAAQFAAAGQEMAGWMAKGQLKSKEDIVEGLETFPETLTKLFSGENFGKLVLKV